ctttctttagtttgaTAATTACTCAATGCTTAACATAAAGGCTATTTTAGGATTGATATTctcttttcttgctcaaaactcttttggaaatcttagtttccttttatcttaagtatgaaaattatttataaactcTTGGGGAATACTTCGTTCCCttataaatttttgagaaatgaactcaactctttactctttagttagcttgaaacttgagtcttaaaacaaagttaaaatattgttAAAGACCCTTGATAACTCTTAAGAAATTttctttgacttgcttcttaacttttagacttgactcttaacttctttgactttgatattaaattttcttgaatCAGATTATggactcaaggttcatgatctcatatttatggatgatttcatgatgtttagatgtaccttaaaCTGTTAGAATCGATTAGGAAATATAGGTATATCACTTAGGAATTAGTACATAAAGATGCGGGAAGAATGGGGAGAACTGGCGTCCTTGGCACTCTCAGAGGCATGGGGCGCTAGCCCTTAAAGTTCACAGAAATTTTTGTAGTGTGATGCCCTAGAGGCCAAAGTTTAGAAGAACTTTTATGGCGCTCTAGCAAGCGCGGCGCCCAAGCCTTGCCGAAACTTCCATGGctctttccccaaacacttaggatcattatTACCCTCAATTCCCAATATATTTGACTTGAAAACAACCCggaaacacgaatcaaatcaacactaggcatgcaacaactcaaccaacaagaattcagcAATGTTTTTCAGGAACTTCACCTTTTATCATTCAACCAACTCAAAATCCCTGAATACAAACAAGTTGGTGTGTGGTGAACTAACACAACAcgaaaagatctcacataccttgatagggatcaccacCGACGAAATCCACTCACAAACCTTGACGTTTTTGGCGaattcttgacttttctccctttcctttttattttctctcttctccgAGCTCTAAGCATGATattgattttccaaaactgaATTAAACTTAGTTTTTACCctaataaacccctaaaaatgaaattgaaaattaattggtgaaaagtCTAGCTTGTCCTTTCTTAATTCTAGATTGGGACTTTCCTTacttcaacaacccaacttccgataggcatttctccctcatacgatattgGAAATATGAAAACTTGGCGGTGTTCAAAAGTCTAtccaagggctttccaaccatatcaagaaataCCTCTTACTCCTCCtgatctagaagttatggtcgtttgaaattGACCAAAACTTACTTTCTTGACATTAGgcaattttccagattttgtcttttcttactaaaaataagtattttaagtttcttagcttattcctagctattttaaattttgggatgttacaatatctcccccttgggagaatttGTActcgaatgagatttctttcagTAAGCTAAGAATAGCAACATCATGTTCAAAACtcaacaaacaaaagcaagtGATCACATGCTTACTTATAGTTTATaaagtactaagaagagaaCTAGTACCTTGATTTGCATTCTCTACGGATTCAAAGAGATAtgaatatctcttcttcatatcctcctcagcttccTAGTCACTtgttcaacaaattggttcctccaaagaacCTTGACTAATTAAACCTCCTTTGTTCTAAACTTGCAAACTTGGCTATCTAAATTTGAACCGAAGTCTCCCCATAGAATAAGCTATCCTTAATCCCCACATTTTGAGTTTGTACGATCAATGAAGGATCGTCCAttcactttttcaacatagagatGTGAAATATTGGATGAACAGCTGccaactcttgtggtagctctaactcataagctacattgtaAATCCTTCTGGCTATGtgataaggtccaatataccggggactaagtttccccttcttaacaaacctcataacacccttcatgagTGAAACCTTCAAgtatacccaatcatccactTCGAACTACAACAACCTTCTCCTAACATTTgtataggatttttgacgactctGTGTCATTTCAAATCTCTTTTGgatcaccttcaccttctctatggcttggtgaactagatctggtcctatcaaccctgatTCACCATCTTTGaacacccaataggagatctgcatcttctcccataacgAGATAcgtatggagccatttggatgttCAAATGATAACTgttgttgtaagcgaactcaaCGAGAGGTAAGTGATAACCCCAATTCCTtttaaatcaatcacacaagctctcaacatatatTCTAGGGTCTGGATAGTACGCACCGCTTGTCCATTcatctgaggatgaaaagcaaaGCTTAGATTCACCTGTAAACATAAACCTTTCTAGAGAGATTTCTAGAACTGTGTAGTAAATGGTGCACCTCTATTTGAAATGATCAAAACTAggactccatgaagtctcaccactTCCTGAATGTTTAGCTTTGCATAATCCTTTGTCGAATGAGTGTCTTTACCGGAAAAAAGTGCACTGAATTTTTCAatctatcgacaatcacccaattTGAATCATGATGCCTACGAGACCTTGGAAATCCTATTATGAAGTCCGTATTAATAACCTCTCACTTCTATTccagaagttctatattctgagccagCCCTCCAGACCTTTGGTGTTCCACTTTCACTAGCTGGCGATTTGAGCACTTTGCAACAAACTTAtcaatgcccttcttcataccttcccaccaatatgcCTCTCTCgaatcgcggtacatctttgtggaacccgtatgaatggaatatctggatcTATGATCTttctccatgatcctctcttggagtccatcacCCTATGTACatacaatctaccttgatacttcagcacaccatctcccccttgttgaaaagctaatactctttgcttatgaacatttgccttcaaatcaagcaaaatgcGGTcttgttcttgtttttctttcacctctgacactagtgatgattctGCCTTGTTTGTCACTACTATCCCTCcttttgtggaatccataaCTCTGACTCCCAGGCATGCAAGTCTGTACACATCTTTAGCTAACTACCTCTTTTATTTCTAAACATAAGTTGTACTCCTTATGGATAACCTACTTAAAACATCAACAatcacattagccttacctgggtggtaaggAATACTTATGTCATAATCCTTAAACAATTATAACCACCCCCTTTGTTTGAGATTAAGCTCTCTCTGAGTAAAACCATATTGTAAGCTCTTGTTATCAGTGAATATATCgacataaacaccatacaatTAGTGTCGctatatcttcaaagcaaaaaATACCGCAGTCAAGTCTAAGTATGGGTTGgattattattttcatgaacATTCAACTGTCTGGAGGAATATGCTATAACGATCCATTATGCATTAACACACAGACCAgcccaactctagatgcatcacaatacactacaaaacctTGATTACCTTCTTGTAAGGTCAAAATTGGGGCAATAGtcaacttctttttcaattcctgaaagaTTTTATCGCAATCTTCAAACCATtgaaatttaattgttttatgagTCCGCTTGATCAAAAGAGATGAGATAGATTGAaaaccctcaacaaaccttctatagtagccatccaaacccaagaaactcctaacaGTTGGacatgtgggtctaggccaattccGAATTACTTCTATCTTTTTGGTATCCACTCTAATTTCATCATTGGAAACTATATgtcccaagaatgccacagacttaagccaaaattcacactAGGAGAACTTGGCATATGACTCTTAATCTTTCGAAGTATGAAGGACTATTCTGAGATttctagcatgatcttcttcattcatagaaaaaattagtatgtcatcaataaaaatgATAACTAACACATCTAAATAAGGcttgaagactctattcataaggtccatgaatgttgcaggcgCATTGGTCAACCCGAAAGACATAACAAAAAACTCAGAATGCCCATATCTACTTCTAAAAGTTGtgtttggaatatcacattccctaactttcaacaGGTGGTAGCCTAATCtgaaatcaatttttgagaaagcaagaagcaccctaaagttggtcgaaaagatcatcaatcCTTGAAAAAGGATAtgtattcttgatggtaaccatATTTGATTGACAATAGTCTATAGACATCATAAGGGAACCATATTTATTTCTCACAAACAATATCGGAGCACcacaaggtgagacacttggtcgaatgaaatTCTTATCTAATAGATCTTTCaactgttctttcaactcttttaactctgttGGTACCATTCTATATGGCGAAATGGAGCACGAACGATTATCTAGAAAGATGTCTATACCGAAGACTATTTTTATTTGGGGAGGGACTAcgggtagatcatcaggaaagcTTCTGGAACTTCTTTTACTATAGGAACTGAATGAAGGGAATGTACCtcagcacttgagtcattaactcagactaagtgatagatacaaccctttgaaactaaatttcttgccttaaggtacgaaatgaaacgaCCCATAGGCACTGTTGAACTGCTACTACACTCTATGACTCCCTCATTAGGAATCtcaaacttgacaactcgagttttacaatctattgatgcataacaggcatgatgtcagtccatacctagaatgatatcaaaatctaccatgtctaactccacTAGGTCTGTCATGTTGTTCTTGTAATTGGTGGACACATgtcaatcacgatagactctttccgcTAGAGTAGACTCCCCAACAAGTGTAGAAACACAAaagggttcacaaagtttctcaAGAAGAATTTCGAACATATTTGcaatataaggagttacaaaggacaAACTTGGTCGTGGATATGGCAAAACCTAAACgccaaaagtaaagactttgattaTACTAGTGACAATatctggagagttctcttgctcttggaggctagtgattgcatagaggcgATTTTCCCCCTCCGCCAGTACCAAAAATAGCTCCTCTAGTGAAGCCCTttctggtggagcaactgatgaagattgggctCTGTTTCCTGAATTTCCACTACCCTACCTGTTCTTAGGGCACTACCTTATAAAGTGACCCTCTTGCCCACACTTAAAGCAACATGTCTGGCCATCACGACATTTACTTGGGTGgttctaccacacttagcacatgcaGGAGCCCAACTACCTCCCTATAACAAAGTTCTATGAATTCTGGCCATGACACTCACCTTTGTTTCTGGGTGCAGGCACACTAGTAGATGATGGTGCAGACCCCTTTTGTTTGTGAAATTGTGGCCAATTCATACCATATTTCTGGTGTACAGACTCATTCCCAGTCTTAGATTTCTTGCTTTTATCCCTCAGTTTCTCCTCTTTGACCTGCTGCACATAAACTATCAACCTAGATACGTCCATGTCGCTTATCAGCATCGCATCCCTTCCCTCTTTACTTGACGCACGACCCAAGCCAGTGAAAAACAAACTCATTCTGCTCTACATGTCCTTAACTATTTCAGGATCATAGCAGGATAGCTGGGTGAAtttcaacccatactcatgcaCACTCAAAGAGTCCTGTTTCAGTGTAGAAAACTTTTGTACCTTAGCATCTTTCAATTCTCGGGGAAATAAAcgccccaagaaagcttcttcaaaATAGGCCCAACTCAAATATGGTACATCCTCATCTCTACCCTCCTTCCACTTATTGAACCAAGTTCTAGCCACATTTTTTAGTTGATATGCAGCTAGCTCAACTCATTCTGTATCAacaacatgcatcacatcaaaaacCTTCTTTAGTTCCTAAACAAAATTCTCTGGATTTTCAGTAGTGATCGAACCCGTGAAACTGGTaggattcattctcaagaaTTCACGAATCCTTGAAGTGTCATCCTCTTTTTGTTTTGCTCCTATTTTCTGCCCAACTTGATTAGTTACACTTGGCTCAGCATCCAGATAGCCTCACGGAATTCAGCATTAGTGACCTCGCCTTGAAGTTGCACGTCaggtgcattaggtacctctAGTTCATCTTCATTCCTCCTAGTTAGAGGACCTTTTATTGCTCTTCACAGAGGTATGGTTATCTGGAACACGCGCAAGGAAGAATTTGAGagagacttttagagataaactctaacgcacgaaaagaaatatgaaaggaGTGAGggattcctaaatgttgcagccttttaattatagatgtggcgtgcttcacactGATAACTAGGACTCTGCAGACACGgattcatagactccctaggactcttgaactatgtactctgataccaagtttgtcaagcCTCGAaactacaccctggacgtggctgACACCTAAAGACCATTGTTAGCCTTAAGAGGACCCTTGGTCTTGCTTACTTAAATCAGCGGAAGACTTCACTTAAAAAACAATCTCATATAATAACTTAAAGAAATATAATCTGGCCAAATTGGCAGCTTAAGTCTCATAGCAAAAGATCTTCAATACAAATATAAGAGactcaataataattgtttGGCTGTTATTGAAACCTATATAATACTAatatggatgttgggacagaccccacaacatcctataaaaaAAAGACTGAAAAGCGAATAAATGTGTCCTCTAGAATGCatggaggctcaccactgactccgaGTGCTCAGTTGGATCAATGAGGGATGgatgatgttgatcctggttagaTGTGtttgcatcatgatacgatgtagaccaactggcatcagtacattgaatgtacgagtatgtgagttggaatgctaacaacaacttaagcttgaaataGAGTAggaggaacacttaccttggatcTACTCAAACTGagaataacttaactcaatgTAAAGCAGTAAGACACATGTAGTATacataaagcttgtaaaatagtataaaaaacttagttcgttaaagaaattcaataacaaactcaactttatttgtgtatgaagtaatatagtttctatggagattctctaaccgacaaccaccattatgagcctaagtggtgatacaaagTCTTGCCCGCGCTTTCGGAaatgtcctatactttgccgtcTCATAGAACTAcataacttagtggatccactatcttatcttatgtgatcatctaaaaagtatggcCCGTTAATACcaatgatggctacatggtttttcGTGGAGATTTGAGTGAGTATGAACTATTATCctcacatcggtgctcaatactactccaaaaatatactttagttCATGCTTTAAAAGCAACTTCTTTCTTTAGTTAGAGCTAATTACTCAATGATTAGCATAAAGGCTCTTTTGAAATCGctgttcccttttcttgctcaaaactctttaaaaaatcttagtttcctcttatcaTAAATGTGAAAAACATTTATGACCTCTtggggaatacttagttcccttatagattttgagaaatgaactcaactctttattctttaattagcttgaaacttgagtcttaaaacaaagttaaaacattatTAAAGACCCTTGAGAACTGTTAAGAACTTttctttgacttgcttcttaacttctagacttgactcttaacttctttgactttgatcttaactttccttgaattgaattatggattcaatgttcatgatctcatttttatggatgatttaatgatgttcagatgtaccttagagtgttagaATCAATTAGGAAttataggtacatcacttaggaattaGTACGAACAGATGGGGGAAGCATGAGGAGAATTGGCGTCCCTGCCGCTCTAAGAGGCGCGAGGCGCCAACCCTCAAAGTTTAGAGAAATTTTTTTGGTGCTCTGGCTGGCACGACGCGCCAGAGACCAAATTTGAAAACAACTTTTGTGGTGCTCTGGCAGGCGCGGCGCCTCAGCCTTTGCCCTGAAAATCTCCGActtttctccttcatttttcatctccAAACCCTCTAAACTCCCATGGTTCTtttcccaaacacttaggatcattacTACCCTCAATAGACAATATATTTGACTGGAAAAACAACCTGCATACATGAATTAAATCAACACTAGGGatgcaacaactcaaccaataagaattcaacaatgttcttcaagaacttcacctTTTATCATTCAACCAACTCAAAATCGCTTAATTTAAACaatttggtgtgtgggtgaactaacccaacacgaaagtatctcacataccttgatagggataacccccgacgaaatccactCGCAAACCTTGACGTTCTTCGTGaattcttgacttttctccctttccttcttcttttctctcttctccgaGCTATAAGCATGATTATGATTTTCcaaaactaaactaaacttagtttttaccccaataaacccctaaaaatgaaataggaaattaattggtgaaaagactagtttgtcCTTCCTTAAATTCGGATTGAGATTTTTCTACTTCAACAGcccaacttccgataggcatatctcccttatACGATATCGAAAATGCACAAACTTGGTGGCGCTGGAACGATctccaagggatttccaaccatatgaagaactacctctaactcatcataagctagaagttatggccatttaaaaatgataaaaactctttttcttaaCATTAGgcaattttccagattttttcttttcttcctaaaaatggatatttttagtttcttagctcaTTCCTAGCTATTTCAAAATGTGGGATGTTACACAATCCTAACATGTTGAACCCTAATTTGTCCATATGGTGCAATCCTATTATATACATCCATAAGCATCGAATTACAAAACATACCATCCGATCCATCAATTTCTCCATGATCAATCCATACAAAAATATCTAGGCTTAAATCTATTACGGTACAAATGAACCATAATTGTATCTGGTTTGAAAAAATTTAAGCACTTGAACTACAAGGGCACCTAACCAAtccattattatttaaaatgtcaaGTGTATTGTACgttcaataaaatttttaacACAGTAATAAACTCAGTTAACAAACCAGCACCAGTTCATAATGCACATTATACATCTACAAACGATGATCCATCtacaaaaatatagatattcaattagtttaacaattttttaactttaaccacATTATGttttctaacttatttaaatGACTTTAACAATTTTTCAACTTTAACAAGTTTAGTATTGATTTAATTCCAACAACTAAGTCCACCAACTAAATCACCTTATTTATTCTAACTTATCTaaacaatttgaaatttttaattagtttagttttactTAATACAACAACTAAATCCATCAATTAAgccacattattttttaatttctaacttattttaaaaacttaacaattttttaactATAACTAGTTTAGTCTTGATTtacacattattttttctaacttatttaaacaactttaattagtttagtttcaacttaatacaacaattaaatccaacaactaaaccacattatgttttctaacttatttaaacaactttaataattttataactttaacaAGTTTAGTGTTGACTTAATTCCAAAACtaaattcaccaactaaatcacattatttattctaacttatttaaacaactttaACTAGTTAAGTTTAGACTTAATACAACAACTAAATTCACCAATAAAAccacattattttttctaacttattttaacaAGTTAACAATTTTTTACTATAACTCGTTTagttttaaagctaagtgtcaacactagatggacacaaatcgatcatccaagaaaattaattttttcatcaataggatcaaatAGAGTTGGTACTTATGCGaaacaaacacattattcctaaattaaagcTTAATATAAACACTAGATGTACACAAATCGATATTGTAAGAAATCAATTTTtccatcaataggatcaacttgTGTTGACACTTATtctaaacaaatatattatttctagaTTTAACTCTAAGtttcaacactagatggacacaaatcgatcttgcaagaaaaataattttgtcgtcaataggatcaactagtgttggtacttatgcttaacaaatatattatttctaaattaaagctaagtgtcaacactagatggaaaaaaattgatcttgcaagaaaatcaatgtgtcatcaataggatcaactattgttggtacttatgctaaaaaaacacttattcataaattaaagtttaatatcaacactagatggacacaaatcgatcttgcaagaaaataaGTATGTTATCAATAGAATCAACTAGTGTTGATACTTATGCTAAATAAACATTCGATCagcataaataaattatcacaaaattataCTAGATGGACATAAATACATTATTGAAAACAATTGCAATTGaactttagaaatttagaaTAAACCAAAAACCTTATCTCCTACTTTAATGAAAGAATCAATATAGTGTTGTATCAacttttttaatatgaaattcaaaTCCAATCAAGAATATTATATACAagaatgtgtgtgtgtgtatatatatatatatgtatatatatatatatataNNNNNNNNNNNNNNNNNNNNNNNNNNNNNNNNNNNNNNNNNNNNNNNNNNNNNNNNNNNNNNNNNNNNNNNNNNNNNNNNNNNNNNNNNNNNNNNNNNNNNNNNNNNNNNNNNNNNNNNNNNNNNNNNNNNNNNNNNNNNNNNNNNNNNNNNNNNNNNNNNNNNNNNNNNNNNNNNNNNNNNNNNNNNNNNNNNNNNNNNNNNNNNNNNNNNNNNNNNNNNNNNNNNNNNNNNNNNNNNNNNNNNNNNNNNNNNNNNNNNNNNNNNNNNNNNNNNNNNNNNNNNNNNNNNNNNNNNNNNNNNNNNNNNNNNNNNNNNNNNNNNNNNNNNNNNNNNNNNNNNNNNNNNNNNNNNNNNNNNNNNNNNNNNNNNNNNNNNNNNNNNNNNNNNNNNNNNNNNNNNNNNNNNNNNNNNNNNNNNNNNNNNNNNNNNNNNNNNNNNNNNatatagatatatatatatatatataaatcaagtTTTAAGAAGTTCAAGTTTTCATTTCAAGTTCATATCTAATTTCTAAACTTAATAGTTATATATTAAagctaattaattatttccaaGTTCAAGTTCTAATTTCAAGTTCTAGTTctaatttcaagttcaagttcaaattcTAAGTTCAAGTTCTAGTCTATGTTCAACTTCAAATATGTTTTGTTTGGTCTAGTTAAGTTCAATTTGTTCAAGATCTACAAAGTTAATGCTTAATTAGTTAACcaatactaattaattaagttcaAGTTAGTTTTACTTATATATTCTAATTAAGTTGTAATTCAATTCTCTAGTcttaaaatcacaaattcaaaatacacttagaattcaaaaaaataactagtcctgaaatttcaaattcaaactagTCCAAAATTCTAAATTCAAACTACTcttaaaatcacaaattcaaaGTACGCCtagaattcaaaaatcaaactaGCTATAGTACTAAATGTAAAATTCAAACTATTAGTGGTCCTAtaaaatctcaaataaaattcaaactagTCTTAAAATCACAGTTTCATACTAATCCTAAAATATAACTAGTGCTAAAATCCTAAAATTCAAACTAGCAAGCTATTCCTAATTCCAAATTCAAACTATTAGGCTAAAATATCAATAGTAATTCAAACTCTAGTTAGTCCTAAAATCCGAAAATCAAACAAACTCAAATAATACCTATATTCAAACAGCTCCTTAAACTAAACCCAATTCAAACTAATCTTACAttcccaaaataaaattaattaacttaaaattacaCAAGTCCAAACAAATCCTAAGATCATACCTAATTCAAACTAAACCCTAACAATAAAATTGTCAATtcactaactaactaacaatcCTAATTCAAACTAAACCCtaacaataaaattttcaattcacTAACTAACTAATAATCCTAATTAAAACTAACAATCAATAAACTATTACAATTATATAgctagaaaaatcaaaatataattcaatttttttatcaaaaaaatgaaacattaaTTTATAACTCTAACATTAAAAGGAGAAGGAGATATCGAAGAGAGAGGACAGCAAGGGCGGCGGCGGAGGCGACATCAGCAAGGAGCGGCGATGGCAGCTCTGACAGAACCTACTAACGGCGGGTCCGGCAGTGGAGGTGGGGAGGATTGGGAAACTTTTGAACTGGAAAATAGAAAAATGGGAGAAAATCGCGAATCTGTTTTACACATTTAACAAAAAGTGACGGACTACGTCTCCATGTCCgttgctttttaaaaaaatgtttgaccAACATTTTGACCAAAAAGCGACGGACTAAGAGACAGTGTCTGTcgctttcttttaatatttaatcaaaaagTGACGGACATAAAGatgttgtaacgacctgtttagtcgttttgagcagcagattttatttctggaaaaa
The nucleotide sequence above comes from Solanum pennellii chromosome 9, SPENNV200. Encoded proteins:
- the LOC107030206 gene encoding uncharacterized protein LOC107030206, with the translated sequence MSLFFTGLGRASSKEGRDAMLISDMDVSRLIVYVQQVKEEKLRDKSKKSKTGNESVHQKYGMNWPQFHKQKGSAPSSTSVPAPRNKGNRAQSSSVAPPERASLEELFLVLAEGENRLYAITSLQEQENSPDIVTSIIKVFTFGV